The Geobacter metallireducens GS-15 region TTGACCTGGCTCGGCTGAACCGGCGCCGGAGCCTGGACTTCCTGACGAGGCTTTATAAGATCAGTGAAATAGAAAAGATAGCCGAATACCGCCACCAGAAGCAGTAGCACCAACAGGAGGAGACGGGTATTGCTCCCCCCACCCTTTGATGATGTATCTCCAGGTTCCTGATCAAATTCGATGTTCATCTGATGCGTTCCTCCTGTTAATGCCGTGGTCAGTGGTTATTCTTCTCATTGACCTTGGCCGATTCGGCGATGATCTTCTGGGCCAAATGACTTGGCACCTCTTCGTAGTGGGAAAATTCCATGGTGAAAAGCCCCCGGTCACTGGTCATGGATTTCAGGTCGTTGGCGTAGGAAAGCACCTCGGCCATGGGAACCACTGACCTGATGATCTGTGAATTGGCCTTGGGTTCGACGCCGACCACTTTGCCGCGTCGGGAGTTTAGGTCTCCGATCACGTCACCCATGGTCTCTTCGGGAACCGTGATCTTCATGTTCATCATCGGCTCAAGGAGTATCACCTTGGCCGTTTCCATGGCCTTTTTGAACGCCAGGGAACCGGCAACCTTGAAGGCCATTTCGGATGAATCCACGGTGTGGAAGGACCCGTCATAGACGGCGGCCTTGAAATCCACCAAAGGATAACCGGCCAGGAAACCGTCTTGGGAAGCCTCGAAGATCCCCTTCTCAACCGCCGGGATGTACTGGCGCGGGATGACGCCACCGACGATCTTGTCCTCAAACTGAAATCCCTCACCACGCTGCTGGGGAGCAAACTCAACCCAGCAGTCGCCGTACTGTCCTCTCCCCCCCGACTGCTTCTTGTATTTTCCCTGGGCCTTGACAGTGGCTTTGAAGGTTTCCAGGTACGGCACCTTCTGGGTCTTCATTTCCACATCGACATTGAACTTGCGCTTCAGCTTCTCGATGGTGACCTCAAGGTGTACCTGCCCCATTCCCGAGAGAATCAGTTCATGGGTCTTTTCGTCACGTCGCGCCTGAATCGTCTGATCCTCTTCCATGAGCTTCTGGAGAGCACCGTGAATCTTGTCTTCATCATTTTTCGTCTTGGGCTGGATAGCGTAGGAAATGACCGGTTGGAGCGGCTTGGCCGGCTCGAAGATGATCGGCTTGTCCTTGTCGCAGAGGGTATCGCCGGTAAGGGTTTCCTTAAGCTTGGCCACGGCCACGATGTCGCCGGCAACGGCCTGTTTGATAGACTTCTGCTTCTTCCCCTCCAGTTCGTAGATCTGGCCGATCCGCTCCTCGCAGTCGCGGACCGGGTTGTAGATGGTCGAGTCGGAGTTCAGGGTACCCGAGTAGACCCGGAAGATGGATATTTTGCCGGTGTAGGGATCCGACGTGGTCTTGAAGACGAGGGCAGAGAAGGGTTCCGTTTCATCGGGCTTGCGTTCCTCCATCTCACCGTTTTTGGGATTGGTGCCGACCACCACACCCCGGTCGAGGGGAGAGGGGAGGCAGTGGCAGATGTAATCAAGGAGGTGATGAACGCCGATGTTCATGGTGGCGGAACCGCAAAAAACCGGCGTAAAGGTATAGCGGAGCGTCCCGATCCGCAGGCCGTCCAGAATCTCTTCCCGGGAAAGTTCGCCGGTTTCCAGGTACTTCTCGGTCAGGGCATCGTAGGCCTCTGCAACGGTTTCCACGAGGATATCGCGGAGTCGCTGGGCCTCGTCCCGCTCCCCGGCGGGAATCTCCTCCTCCGTGAATGTTCCGGAACCATCCTTGGCGTAGCGGTATGCCTTCATGTCGATGAGATCAATGATCCCCTCGAAGGTTTCAGCTGCGCCCAAGGGCATCTGGACCGCCACGCCACGGGCCTTGAGAGACTTCTCCATGTCGTCGAGGGCCCGGAGGAAGTTGGCGTATTCGCGGTCCATCTTGTTGACGAAGGCGATGCGGGGCAGCTCGAACTCGTTGGCCCACTCCCAGACCTCCTCGGTCTGGACCTTTACCCCGGAGATGGCAGAAAGGATAACGATGCATCCGCCCAAGGCACGCATGCAGGCGCGGGTGTCTGAGATAAAGTTTCCGTAACCGGGGGTATCGACAATGTGAAGCGAGTAGTCATTCCATTCACAGTGGTCGAGGGAGGATGAGATTGTGATCTTCCGCTTGATCTCCTCGGGCTCGAAATCCATGGTGGACGTGCCGTCGTCGACCCGGCCGATACGGTCAATCATCCCCGTGGTGAAGAGTATGGCTTCGGTGAGAGAGGTCTTGCCTGCGCCGCCGTGGGCGACAATTCCGAGGTTTCTCAGCTTTGCGGTATCATACTTGCCCATACATCCTCCCGTGATGATAAGGTATAGGTCTGGCGACCTTTTGACTTCCGCGCTATCTCGTCATCTCACTCCCTGTTTCGTTCGTACAGTATCCGCAGTCCCTCCAGCGTGAGGTACTCCTCCACCGCCTCGATGGTTTTTGACTCGGGGGCGATCAGCCCGGCAAGCCCCCCCGTGGCGATGACCCGTGGAGTTTCCTTGCTCTCTGCTTTCATCCTGGCCACGATCTCGTCCACAAGCCCCACATACCCATAAAAGATGCCGGCCTGCATGGAATTGACCGTATTGCGGGCAATGACTGCCGGAGGCTTCACGATATCGACGCGGGGAAGCTTGCTCGCCCTCTGGAACAGGGCCTCCATAGATATGACAAGCCCTGGGGCGATGGCGCCGCCGCAGTATTCTCCCTTGCGGTTCACGTAATCAAAGGTGGTGGCGGTGCCAAAATCGACGATGACCAGAGACGTCTTGTACTTCTCGTAGCCTGCCACCGCATTGACAATCCGGTCCGCCCCCACCTCCTTGGGATTGTCGTACTGGATCGGCATGCCGGTCCTGATCCCCGGCCCAACCACAAGGGGACTGTAGCCGAAGTAGTTCCGGGAAAGCCGTTCCAGAACTCCGGACAGGGTCGGCACCACCGAAGAAATAATAATGGCCTTCACATCCTTGAATTCGATGTCGGCGCCACGGAAAAGCTCACGGATCAGGATTCCGTACTCGTCTGACGTTTTGGCCTTGTCGGTGGATATGCGCCAGTCACGCACAAGCCTCTGACCGTCATAGATGCCGAGAACGATATTCGTGTTGCCCACGTCTATGACGAGAAGCATGGGTTTACCTCCAGAACAGAAAGCACGGCGCCACCTTACCCTTCAATTGTCACATCCCCTGCCAGAACCCGCTCAAGGGTGCCATGAGCGGTTCTCAGCAACAGAGCGCCGATCTCGTCAATCCCCTCGACAGTCCCCGTCATATCCCCCTGATTGCCGCTTACCCGGACCCTTCTTCCCATGACGGCGCTCCGGCCAAGCCATGCCTGGCGGAGCGGAGCGTAACCCTCTGAACGGTACTGTGAGTAATGCACATCAAGAGACTCGAGAAGCGCCCGGGCAAATGAGAGCCTGGACACCTCATGCCCCGCCTCAATGGCCAGGGAACTTGCGGGATGGCGCAGATCGGTCGGGAACTGATCCCGCTGCATATTGATATTCACCCCGATGCCAAGGACAAGGAAATCGATCCGTTCGGTTTCGGCGCTCATCTCGTTGAGCATGCCGGCAACCTTGAAACCGTTCACGAGTACATCATTGGGCCATTTGATGACGGGTGCAAGCCCGGCAGAACGCTCAATGGCCTCTGCCACCGCAACGGCCGACAGGAAGGTGAGCTGGGGCGCGTGAAGAGGCATTATGGGCGGGCGAAGAATAATGGAACAATAGAGATTGACCCCGGCGGGCGACTCCCACTGCCTCCCGAGCCGCCCCCTGCCGCGGTTCTGTGCGTCGGCGATGACCACGGTTCCTTCGACGGCACCATCTTCGGCAAGACGATAGGCAAGGGTGTTAGTTGAGTCAGTTTCGCCGACAAAAACAAGAGATGTGCCGATCCTGGCTACGTTAAGTCCGACCGACAGTTCTGCGGGGGTGAGGATATCGGGAGTTGATACGAGACGATACCCCCGGGAGGGGACTGCCTCGATGCGGTAGCCGAGCCCATTAAGGGTCTTGATATGCTTCCAGACAGCCGTGCGTGATACATCCAGAGACCGGCTCAATTCCTCGCCGGAAACAACGCCCCCGTCACGGCTCCTGAAGATTTCCAGAATCTTCCGGTCGATCTCCTTGCTGCCGATTGCGTCGGGGCGTGGCAACTCTCCGCTCACTCAGCCTCCAGAAGCATCGAGATGTCCATGGCTCGGGCAGAATGGGTAAGCGCCCCCACGGAAATGATGTCAACCCCTGCCTCGGCAATTCCTCTGACTGTTTCGAGGTTTACCCCCCCCGAGGCTTCCACCAGGGCACGGCCACCAATGAGGGCCACCGCCTCAGTCATCGTCGGCAGATCCATATTGTCGAGCATGATGATATCGGCACCGGCCTCAAGTGCTTCGGTCACCTCCGCGATGGATTCGGTCTCCACCTCAATTTTCAGGGTATGGGGGATGTAGGACCGTGCCCGGCTTACGGCCCGGCTGATGCCGCCCGCGGCGGCGATGTGGTTCTCCTTGATGAGGACACCGTCATAGAGGCCGGTGCGGTGGTTGATTCCCCCGCCAACCCGAACGGCGTATTTCTCCAGGACCCGGAGCCCCGGAGTTGTCTTCCGCGTATCAACGATGCGAGCCCGCGTTCCCGCCACGGCCTCCACATACCTGGCCGTAAGGGTCGCGGTGCCGCACATGCGCTGAAGCAGGTTGAGAGCCACCCGCTCACCCTGGAGGAGGAGAGCGGAGTCGCCGGTAAGCTCGGCAATCAGATCGCCGGCAGCTAGCCGCGCTCCGTCCCCATGTCGTGCCTCAAAACAGACCGACGCGTCAAGGAACGTGAAGACCCGGGCCGCCACGTCAATGCCAGCCAGAATCAGGGGCTCCTTGGCGATGAGTCGGGCGCGGGCCGGACGGCTCCCGGGAACCACCGCCAGAGTCGTGATATCCCCGGTATGAATATCCTCCATGAGGGCGTTTTCGATGATCTTGTCTATGCCGGTCATGGGCTCTCCGCATCAGAAAAATTAAGCCTCTATATAGCACAGGAGACGGGAAGCCGCAACCGCAAAGAGGGCGCGGCTCGGGCTTCCCCCCTTGCATTTCCAGAGTCATGTTGTGTCGTATTGTTGACTTGACTCAATCACTGAACTACAATAGAGCGTTTTCGAGGAAAAACTGAATGAGCGACTCAACAAAACCCCTTCAAACCCGCACCCGCTTCACCCTTATCCAGAAACTCATCGTCAGTTATGTCGCGATGCTCTTTCTGACCACGACGGCCCTCGCCTTTTCGGTTATGGGGCTTTATTCCCTCAATCGTACCGCAAAGGAAATAGCGAAAACCGATCTTTTTATAATCGATTCCGCGAATCGTCTCCGGGAATCAATGTTGGCCCAGGAACGTATCGCGGGGAAATATGCAATCCTCAAGAGCGACGAATTCAAACTTCTCTACAGTCAGCGCCAGTCTGAATTCCTGGCAATTCTCGGCGAAATTGGCCAGCGGGACAACAACGGTCTCTTCCGCTCCCTGGTTGCCAGATACGATGCTTATCGGAAGGAAATTGAACGCGCCTTCGCCGCCAGCACCACTGAGCCCTTGCCCGCCAAAAAGGAGGCCGACGCCGTCGTAAGCCTGATCGAAGATCTTTCCTCTTCCCGGCAAAAGCTCCTTGGGAAAAAGCTGGCGGAAGCCGACCGGCGCGAGGCCGACACGGTAAAACTAACCCTCTTCCTGGCATTTTCAGGCTTTATCCTTGCTGTTACCGTAGCGGCACTCAACGTACACTCCATATCCACCTCCATAAGAAAACTCAAAAAGGGAATGCACCGGATAGCAGAAGGTGACTTCGATTACGACCCCCAAATTCCCATCGGTGACGAAATCGGTGCCCTGGCAGAGGATTTCTCACGCATGGGGAAAAAATTAAAGGAACTGGAGCAGATCAGCCTCGACGCAAGTCCGCTGACCCGGCTCCCCGGCAACATTGCCATCGAGCGAGTGCTGAACAAACTTCTCCAATCCGGTGAACCCTTTGCGGTCTGCTATGCCGATCTCGATAATTTCAAGGCCTACAATGACCGTTACGGTTACATCAAAGCTAGCGAAGTAATTAAATTGACCGCGGAACTGATCCACGATACAGTTCGTGAACTTGCCGGTGGCAACGCTTTCGTCGGCCATGTGGGAGGTGATGATTTCGTAATGGTTGTGGCGGCCGAACGGGGGGGCTCCCTCTGTGAAGCGGTCATAAAAAGGTTTGACGACTTCATCCGCAACCATTATTCGGCAGAGGATCTGGCTCGTGGCGCCATTGAAGGTGTTGACCGCTATGGCGTTTCCCGCACCTTCCCCATCATGAGCATCTCTGTGGCCGTCGTTATCAGTCAACAGGGAGAGTTCACCTCGGCGGTGCAGATAGCAAAGGCGGCGGCCGACATCAAGGATCTGCTGAAAAAATCTCCCGGCAGCAACTACCTGATCAACCGACGCAGGAATCCCCGATGACTTCACGTACGATCATCATACTTATGGTTACGGCTTGCCTCTCAGGCTGCACCACCGTCCAGAAGTCTCTGGAAAATCAGCGCCTGCGCACCACACAACAAGACAAGCTCGAGCAAGCGGTGAAACTCATTGAAAGGGGAAACACAGAAAAGGCCGAAACGCTCCTTGAGGAGGTCGTGGCGGCACAAGGAGTGCGGGGGATCACCGATGAAGCCCTGTTTCGTCTTGCTCTCCTGTCCATGCCGTCGGATCTGAATCGGGAAGATTTGGCCAATGCGGTAAAATATCTCGAACGACTTCAGAAAGAGTATCCGGTCAGCCCCTGGGCAACCCAGTCGTCATCACTTACCGACTTGCTCGCCGTCCTGCCGCGTCACCTTCAATCGACAACGGAACTCCGTCGTCAGATAAAAAGCCTTAGGGACCTGAACCTCTCTCTGACTCGGGAAAACAAGGAAATGAGGCTCAATATCGAGAAGATAAAAAACCTGGACCTGCAACTGGAGAAGAAAGTCAAACCCTAATACTTGTTAAATTAACCGACACAATTACTGGCCAAAATTCAAAAAACTTTACAGAAAAGTCTCCACACCCACCCACAACAACAGAACCCCTTGAAAATACAATGAAATATTTACACTAAATTCTGGCACTCTTGTTGCGTACTATTACGTGACCCCGTTCTTCTTTCAGCGATGTTGAAAAAAGATACCCCATTGCGGGAGTAGGCGTTCACATGACCTCCGTACCAGACGACCTCCGGATGTTCGAAAAGAAGTTCTCCATACTACAGGAAATATCGAATGCCTTGGTGGTTACGGACAACCTGAGTGCAATCGCGAACCTCATGCTCGACCTGGCCATCAACTACACAAGGGCCGAGAAGGGGTCTCTCATGCTCGTCAACGAGCGGGATGAACTCTACATTCTTGCGGGACGCGGCATAGATCTCAACCTTGTGCGAACCTACCGGGCAAAGATCGGCGAAGGGATTGCCGGGGTTGTGGCAAAGAACCGCACTCCCGTGCTTGTGGAAGATCTGGCCAACGAGCCGCGGTTCAAGGGGATAACCCGCGACCGCTACCGGACCAACTCCTTCGCATCATGCCCCATCATAAGCAAGAACCGGCTCCTTGGTGTCCTCAACATCAACGACAAGGTTGACGGAGCCCCCTTCAACGAAGACGAGTTCTCCCTCATCAAAATCATTGCCAATCAGGCAGCTATTGCCATGGAGAATGCCATTCTCGTCGGACAACTCCGATTCAAAGCCGCAGAACAGGAAGGGATCAACCGCAAGCTCATCGAAAGTGACGTGGTAAAGACCGAATTCATCACCCGGGTATCCCACGAATTGCGTACCCCCCTCAACTCCATCAAGGGTTCCGTTTACTACCTGAGGCAGTCCGAACGCCTCTCGCGGCGCGAACAGGAAGAGTTTTACGACATCATCTCCGGCGAGACGGACAAACTGATCGGCATCGTGGAAAACCAGCTTGACTTCCTCCGCTTTGAAGACGAGACGATGCTCATAAACAAGACCCTGGTAAGCCTCAGGGAGGTACTGAATGAAGTGTGCGGCTCAAAGAACATCAAAACCCTCTTTGCCCGCAAAGATATAAGCATTGATGTGGAGATAGGTGATGGACTTTCAGATGTAGTCGGCGACAGAATCAGGATAGTTCAGTTTTTCCTCAACATTCTTGAAGGGTTGAGCTACTTTCTGGAGCGGGGCGACGTGGTTCGCATTTCCGCCCGGGAGAACGATGACATTCACGTATCCATAGGACTTCCGCGCAGACTGCCCGAGAGCATCACCCCTTACCTTTTCAGTTCGAATCATCTGTTTCAGACCGATTCCCCCGACGAAAAACTCAAACTCTACCTGGCCCGGAAGGTAGTGGACATTCATCGCTGGGATCTGGTCGCGGAAAACACCGCCACGGGTCTCCTAGTTTCGCTTATCATACCAAAGAGCGCCCGCCAGAAGGTAGACGCCGTCGTCAATACAACCCTCGATATGTTCCTGGAGTTCATTGCCGAGGTACTCGATGTGAACATGTGCTCGGTGATGCTCTGCGACGACATGACGGGCGATCTCATGATCAAGGGCGCGAGAGGCCTCGACGACCACATGATCAAGCAGACCCGCGTGCGGATGGGAGACCGGATCGCCGGGTGGGTCGCCCTTGAGGGTGAACCGCTCTTTATCGAGGATATCGAGCAGGATCCCCGTTTTGGGAGAAAGAGCGTTCCCCAGTACAACAGCAAATCGCTCATTTCGCTCCCCCTCAAGGTGGGCGGCAAGGTCATCGGCGTCCTGAACCTCAACAACAAGCGCTCAGCCAGTCCTTTCACCGGGCGGGACTTCGATCTGGCCCAGGCGATGTGCGAACGGGTTGCCTACTTCATGGGCCGGGTCCACGGGGGGGATCACCAGGGGGACGAATTTCGGCAGCTGATGACCTCGTTCGACAGCCTCATCACTGCCGAAAAGAAATACCACAAGAAGGATCCCCGCCTCCCCGACATTGCCATGGGCATCGCTGCTCAAATCGGAATCGGAGAAGATGAGCGAAGGTCAATACTCTTTGCGTCGGTTCTCTACGACCTGGGGCTTGTGCTCCTCGAAGAGAGCATCCTGAACAAGAAGGGGAAACTCCTCCCCTCGGAAGAAAACACCCTCAAGATTCACCCTTACACAACGGTGGGGCTCCTGGATTCATTCGAATTCTCCGAAGAGATCAAGCGGGGGATTCTCCACCACCATGAACGGTATGACGGGACCGGTTATCCCGACGGACTGAAGGGAGACGAGATTCCGCTCATCTCGCGGATCCTGTCGGTTGTGGACGCCTATTGCGCCATGACGTCGGAAAGGCCGTACCGTCCCCGAATGGACATGGCCGATGCCCTTGCAGAAGTTCACAAGCATACGGGGACGCTCTACGACCCGAAGGTGGTGAAGGCGTTGGATTTCGTCGTTGGCGAGGGGGTGGAGTAGCAAGACCAGCGGACGGCTGTTCCGCCGTGCCAGTCACCAATCATGCGTTAATGCCGTGCTTCCTCATGAGATCATAGAGTGTTGGCCTGCTGATTCCCAACTCTTCCGCAGCCTTGGCGATATTCCCCTTGCTATTGGTAATAGCCCCCCTGATCATCTCCCGCTCAACCTGTTCCCTGGCTTCACGCAGGGTCGTCACCTCACCGATGCCTGCTTTTCGTGCCGAGGGTCGCTCGGTGAAGCCCAGATCGTCGGGCTCGATTACTGCCCCCGATGCCATGAGCACTGCCCGCTGAACCTTGTTTTCCAATTCGCGCACGTTCCCCGGCCAACCATAATTTTCGATGTATTCACGGGATGTTTCACTAAAACCTTTTATCTTCTTCTTGAACTCATTGACGCACCGCTTCAGGAAGAAATTGGCTAACAGCATAACATCATCGCCGCGGTTCCTGAGGGGAGGAAGCGTGACGGTTACCACCCCGATCCGGTAATAGAGGTCTTCCCGAAACCTCCCCTCTTCCATGGCGCGAACGATATCGACATTGGTGGCCGCTATGATCCGGGAGTCAATGGAGATATCCTCCCTCCCCCCAACCCGTTGAATGGCTTTTTCCTGCAGGAAACGAA contains the following coding sequences:
- the fusA gene encoding elongation factor G, which encodes MGKYDTAKLRNLGIVAHGGAGKTSLTEAILFTTGMIDRIGRVDDGTSTMDFEPEEIKRKITISSSLDHCEWNDYSLHIVDTPGYGNFISDTRACMRALGGCIVILSAISGVKVQTEEVWEWANEFELPRIAFVNKMDREYANFLRALDDMEKSLKARGVAVQMPLGAAETFEGIIDLIDMKAYRYAKDGSGTFTEEEIPAGERDEAQRLRDILVETVAEAYDALTEKYLETGELSREEILDGLRIGTLRYTFTPVFCGSATMNIGVHHLLDYICHCLPSPLDRGVVVGTNPKNGEMEERKPDETEPFSALVFKTTSDPYTGKISIFRVYSGTLNSDSTIYNPVRDCEERIGQIYELEGKKQKSIKQAVAGDIVAVAKLKETLTGDTLCDKDKPIIFEPAKPLQPVISYAIQPKTKNDEDKIHGALQKLMEEDQTIQARRDEKTHELILSGMGQVHLEVTIEKLKRKFNVDVEMKTQKVPYLETFKATVKAQGKYKKQSGGRGQYGDCWVEFAPQQRGEGFQFEDKIVGGVIPRQYIPAVEKGIFEASQDGFLAGYPLVDFKAAVYDGSFHTVDSSEMAFKVAGSLAFKKAMETAKVILLEPMMNMKITVPEETMGDVIGDLNSRRGKVVGVEPKANSQIIRSVVPMAEVLSYANDLKSMTSDRGLFTMEFSHYEEVPSHLAQKIIAESAKVNEKNNH
- a CDS encoding GGDEF domain-containing protein, which codes for MSDSTKPLQTRTRFTLIQKLIVSYVAMLFLTTTALAFSVMGLYSLNRTAKEIAKTDLFIIDSANRLRESMLAQERIAGKYAILKSDEFKLLYSQRQSEFLAILGEIGQRDNNGLFRSLVARYDAYRKEIERAFAASTTEPLPAKKEADAVVSLIEDLSSSRQKLLGKKLAEADRREADTVKLTLFLAFSGFILAVTVAALNVHSISTSIRKLKKGMHRIAEGDFDYDPQIPIGDEIGALAEDFSRMGKKLKELEQISLDASPLTRLPGNIAIERVLNKLLQSGEPFAVCYADLDNFKAYNDRYGYIKASEVIKLTAELIHDTVRELAGGNAFVGHVGGDDFVMVVAAERGGSLCEAVIKRFDDFIRNHYSAEDLARGAIEGVDRYGVSRTFPIMSISVAVVISQQGEFTSAVQIAKAAADIKDLLKKSPGSNYLINRRRNPR
- a CDS encoding type III pantothenate kinase, whose translation is MLLVIDVGNTNIVLGIYDGQRLVRDWRISTDKAKTSDEYGILIRELFRGADIEFKDVKAIIISSVVPTLSGVLERLSRNYFGYSPLVVGPGIRTGMPIQYDNPKEVGADRIVNAVAGYEKYKTSLVIVDFGTATTFDYVNRKGEYCGGAIAPGLVISMEALFQRASKLPRVDIVKPPAVIARNTVNSMQAGIFYGYVGLVDEIVARMKAESKETPRVIATGGLAGLIAPESKTIEAVEEYLTLEGLRILYERNRE
- a CDS encoding biotin--[acetyl-CoA-carboxylase] ligase yields the protein MSGELPRPDAIGSKEIDRKILEIFRSRDGGVVSGEELSRSLDVSRTAVWKHIKTLNGLGYRIEAVPSRGYRLVSTPDILTPAELSVGLNVARIGTSLVFVGETDSTNTLAYRLAEDGAVEGTVVIADAQNRGRGRLGRQWESPAGVNLYCSIILRPPIMPLHAPQLTFLSAVAVAEAIERSAGLAPVIKWPNDVLVNGFKVAGMLNEMSAETERIDFLVLGIGVNINMQRDQFPTDLRHPASSLAIEAGHEVSRLSFARALLESLDVHYSQYRSEGYAPLRQAWLGRSAVMGRRVRVSGNQGDMTGTVEGIDEIGALLLRTAHGTLERVLAGDVTIEG
- the nadC gene encoding carboxylating nicotinate-nucleotide diphosphorylase; translated protein: MTGIDKIIENALMEDIHTGDITTLAVVPGSRPARARLIAKEPLILAGIDVAARVFTFLDASVCFEARHGDGARLAAGDLIAELTGDSALLLQGERVALNLLQRMCGTATLTARYVEAVAGTRARIVDTRKTTPGLRVLEKYAVRVGGGINHRTGLYDGVLIKENHIAAAGGISRAVSRARSYIPHTLKIEVETESIAEVTEALEAGADIIMLDNMDLPTMTEAVALIGGRALVEASGGVNLETVRGIAEAGVDIISVGALTHSARAMDISMLLEAE
- a CDS encoding tetratricopeptide repeat protein, which encodes MTSRTIIILMVTACLSGCTTVQKSLENQRLRTTQQDKLEQAVKLIERGNTEKAETLLEEVVAAQGVRGITDEALFRLALLSMPSDLNREDLANAVKYLERLQKEYPVSPWATQSSSLTDLLAVLPRHLQSTTELRRQIKSLRDLNLSLTRENKEMRLNIEKIKNLDLQLEKKVKP
- a CDS encoding GAF domain-containing protein; protein product: MTSVPDDLRMFEKKFSILQEISNALVVTDNLSAIANLMLDLAINYTRAEKGSLMLVNERDELYILAGRGIDLNLVRTYRAKIGEGIAGVVAKNRTPVLVEDLANEPRFKGITRDRYRTNSFASCPIISKNRLLGVLNINDKVDGAPFNEDEFSLIKIIANQAAIAMENAILVGQLRFKAAEQEGINRKLIESDVVKTEFITRVSHELRTPLNSIKGSVYYLRQSERLSRREQEEFYDIISGETDKLIGIVENQLDFLRFEDETMLINKTLVSLREVLNEVCGSKNIKTLFARKDISIDVEIGDGLSDVVGDRIRIVQFFLNILEGLSYFLERGDVVRISARENDDIHVSIGLPRRLPESITPYLFSSNHLFQTDSPDEKLKLYLARKVVDIHRWDLVAENTATGLLVSLIIPKSARQKVDAVVNTTLDMFLEFIAEVLDVNMCSVMLCDDMTGDLMIKGARGLDDHMIKQTRVRMGDRIAGWVALEGEPLFIEDIEQDPRFGRKSVPQYNSKSLISLPLKVGGKVIGVLNLNNKRSASPFTGRDFDLAQAMCERVAYFMGRVHGGDHQGDEFRQLMTSFDSLITAEKKYHKKDPRLPDIAMGIAAQIGIGEDERRSILFASVLYDLGLVLLEESILNKKGKLLPSEENTLKIHPYTTVGLLDSFEFSEEIKRGILHHHERYDGTGYPDGLKGDEIPLISRILSVVDAYCAMTSERPYRPRMDMADALAEVHKHTGTLYDPKVVKALDFVVGEGVE